From Ostrinia nubilalis chromosome 9, ilOstNubi1.1, whole genome shotgun sequence, one genomic window encodes:
- the LOC135074894 gene encoding ecdysone oxidase-like yields MDAVSAVASIVTIQKAFFVLAALHLTAYWFPKDESGTEKEYRYDFIVVGAGSAGCVVANRLTESGKFSVLLIEAGPDPPMESMLPGTILFLKNSHVDWNYTSTNSSSWGKTHRSNSTHMIRGKMLGGTSAVNFMAYVRGNPHDFDTWAQISNDPSWRYKNILRYFKKSEKLNDPEIQQSRYRNAHSTDGYLKVARQLHPELDSYLQAFKETGHNVVLDTSTGDLGYTQPLFNIADGYRQSSAVAFLSPIKNRPNLHVWKEALVTKIIFDKKKNAVGVKVLTKENKTVKVQSNKEVIVSAGAINSPQLLMLSGIGPKRHLSDIGITTISNLPVGKNFHDHTPVTLFIKMGNLKDDQKPQNPHEFPLPLIIGYVALNKSQTYPDYQSLNLLLKNPTAVLQFCSFSFNFKYDICDALYNKCKNSQTLVSIHNLVHPKSRGELLLRSKNPKDYPLIDIGYYSNKADVDTEAASIEDFLKVLNSTYFKEAGAELVDIDLPECNGLDRGSKSFWSCYSQAMLTSTYHYAGTCSMGSVVDSRLRVKGVRRLRVADASIMPTTVSGNTNAPTIMIGEKAADMIIQDNSKWSCI; encoded by the exons ATGGATGCAGTTTCGGCAGTAGCGAGCATAGTGACTATCCAAAAGGCTTTTTTTGTGCTGGCAGCTCTACACCTGACGGCGTATTGGTTTCCTAAGGACGAGAGTGGAACtg aaaaggAGTATCGCTATGATTTTATTGTAGTGGGCGCAGGATCAGCGGGGTGTGTAGTCGCGAATAGACTCACAGAATCAGGGAAATTCAGCGTGTTGCTGATTGAAGCTGGCCCTGATCCTCCCATGGAATCTATG CTCCCAGGCACCATACTATTTTTAAAGAATTCCCACGTTGACTGGAATTATACTTCAACAAATTCATCTTCTTGGGGAAAAACTCACAGATCGAATAGCACGCATATGATTAGAGGCAAAATGCTCGGTGGAACAAGCGCCGTCAACTTCATGGCATACGTCAGAGGAAATCCACACGATTTTGATACTTGGGCTCAAATATCAAATGATCCGTCTTGGCGATATAAAAATATTCTCCGATATTTTAAGAAAAGTGAGAAATTGAATGACCCTGAGATACAACAGTCGCGATACAGAAACGCTCACAGCACTGACGGTTACTTGAAAGTGGCGAGACAATTACACCCAGAACTTGACTCTTACTTACAAGCTTTCAAAGAAACGGGCCACAATGTTGTTTTAGATACGAGCACTGGTGATTTAGGCTACACTCAACCGCTATTTAACATAGCCGATGGCTATAGGCAAAGTTCTGCCGTAGCGTTCTTATCCCCAATTAAAAATCGTCCAAACCTCCACGTATGGAAAGAAGCTCTAGtcactaaaattatttttgataaaaagaAGAACGCTGTCGGTGTGAAGGTACtaacgaaagaaaataaaacagtCAAAGTGCAATCAAACAAAGAAGTCATTGTTTCTGCAGGTGCTATTAATTCTCCTCAGCTTCTGATGCTGTCTGGTATTGGTCCAAAAAGACATTTATCGGACATTGGAATCACAACCATATCAAATCTTCCTGTGGGTAAAAATTTCCATGACCACACACCAGTTACGCTTTTTATCAAAATGGGAAACTTGAAAGATGATCAAAAGCCTCAAAATCCGCACGAATTTCCTCTACCTTTGATTATTGGGTATGTTGCATTGAATAAATCACAGACTTACCCAGACTATCAGAGCCTAAATCTTTTATTGAAGAACCCAACTGCAGTTTTGCAATTCTGCTCATTTTCTTTCAACTTTAAATATGATATTTGCGACGCTCTTTACAACAAATGCAAAAATAGTCAGACTCTGGTGTCAATACATAATTTAGTTCATCCAAAATCGAGAGGTGAACTGCTACTCCGAAGTAAAAATCCGAAAGACTATCCGTTGATCGATATAGGATACTATTCAAATAAGGCAGATGTGGATACGGAGGCGGCAAGTATTGAAGATTTTTTGAAGGTTCTTAACTCAACTTATTTTAAGGAAGCTGGGGCGGAGTTGGTTGATATAGACTTGCCTGAGTGCAATGGTTTGGACCGTGGAAGTAAATCTTTCTGGAGTTGTTACAGCCAAGCGATGTTGACATCAACTTACCACTATGCTGGGACGTGCTCTATGGGGTCGGTGGTGGACTCAAGGCTTCGAGTAAAAGGTGTCAGACGCCTACGAGTAGCCGATGCCAGTATCATGCCAACAACAGTCAGTGGAAATACAAACGCTCCAACGATCATGATTGGGGAAAAAGCTGCTGATATGATCATTCAGGACAATAGCAAATGGTCATGTATTTGA
- the LOC135074893 gene encoding macrophage mannose receptor 1-like, with product MFGVVANMLVRIFFIAIFTYTANGAKLPGSGEPADKSTFRLDYQYYPQADGWLKLHRIPARFRDARLACYHEGAHLASPITEDLAMVLSNLAQEAQLSSIHTGFYSLASVQDYYSGEGVKFNDLSFLKWADGEPNNVDNLERCLSMTSLGTMADSNEETVRPFFCYKKKTGYTTMNECGYHDKQYQVDDHTGHCYKLHLQKAAWHKALSICGAEGGTLAVINSGAEAKVINDLAVQKNYSEWVLLGFYNPFDQPGYWWTVDGHTSLEEAGYANWLKGEPNDLYGPEYCGTFRPIPEAGAFPGLNDFSCNIEIPFVCEIPPLNKELKKE from the exons ATGTTTGGTGTTGTAGCAAACATGCTGGTGCGCATATTTTTTATCGCGATTTTTACATACACAGCTAATGGAGCTAAGTTACCGG GTTCAGGAGAGCCCGCGGACAAAAGCACGTTCCGTTTGGACTACCAGTACTACCCGCAGGCGGACGGCTGGCTGAAGCTGCACCGCATCCCTGCGCGTTTCAGGGACGCTCGCCTCGCTTGCTACCATGAAG GTGCGCACTTGGCGTCTCCAATAACTGAAGATTTGGCCATGGTGTTGAGCAACTTGGCTCAAGAAGCGCAATTGTCGTCAATACACACCGGTTTCTACTCTTTGGCGTCGGTGCAGGATTACTACTCTGGAGAAG gaGTCAAATTTAACGACCTTTCGTTTTTGAAGTGGGCAGACGGTGAGCCCAATAACGTGGATAATTTGGAGCGCTGTCTCTCGATGACGTCACTAGGCACAATGGCCGACTCCAATGAAGAAACTGTTCGCCCTTTCTTCTGCTACAAGAAGAAGACCGGCTATACAACTATGAACGAATGCGGGTATCATGATAAAC AGTACCAAGTGGACGACCACACTGGCCATTGCTACAAGCTCCACCTGCAAAAAGCAGCTTGGCATAAAGCCTTGTCGATATGCGGTGCAGAGGGCGGCACCTTGGCCGTCATCAACAGCGGCGCGGAAGCCAAGGTCATCAACGACTTGGCCGTTCAGAAAAACTATTCCGAATGGGTCCTCTTGGGATTCTACAATCCGTTTGATCAGCCAGGCTACTGGTGGACTGTGGATG GACATACGAGCTTAGAAGAAGCTGGATACGCCAATTGGCTCAAGGGCGAGCCAAACGATTTGTACGGACCGGAGTACTGCGGCACCTTTAGGCCCATACCGGAGGCCGGCGCCTTCCCAGGCCTTAACGACTTCAGTTGTAATATCGAAATACCCTTCGTTTGTGAGATACCGCCTTTAAATAAGGAGCTTAAGAAGGAATAG